Proteins from one Lonchura striata isolate bLonStr1 chromosome 6, bLonStr1.mat, whole genome shotgun sequence genomic window:
- the LOC144246422 gene encoding olfactory receptor 14I1-like, producing the protein MVSKPFWSAHVQPQQMSNSSSISHFLLLALADTRQLQLLHFCLFLGISLAALLGNGLIISAVACGHHLHTPKFFFLLNLALSDLGSICTTVPKAMHNSLWDTSTISHSGCAAQLFFFMLFISAELSILTIMCYDRYVSICKPLHYGTLLGSRACAHMAAAAWASAFLYSLLHTANTFSLPLCHGNALGQFFCEIPEILKLSCSKYYLRELGLIALSACLGLGCFVFIVFSYVQIFKAVLRIPSEQGQHKAFSTCLPHLAVVSLFLSTGMCSYLKTRSMSSPSLDLALSVLYSVVPPALNPLIYSLRNQELKAALWKLTTGWFQKH; encoded by the exons ATGGTATCAAAGCCTTTCTGGA gtgcccatgtgcagccacagcaaatgtccaacagcagctccatcagccacttcctcctgctggcactggcagacacgcggcagctgcagctcctgcacttctgcctcttcctgggcatctccctggctgccctcctgggcaacggcctcatcatcagcgccgtagcctgcggccaccacctgcacacgcccaagttcttcttcctgctcaacctggccctcagcgacctgggctccatctgcaccactgtccccaaagccatgcacaattccctctgggacaccagcaccatctcccactcaggatgtgctgcacagctctttttcttcatgctcttcatctcagcagagctttccatcctgaccatcatgtgctatgaccgctacgtgtccatctgcaaacccctgcactacgggaccctcctgggcagcagagcttgtgcccacatggcagcagctgcctgggccagtgcctttctttattcactgctgcacacagctaatacattttccctgcccctgtgccatggcaatgccctgggccagttcttctgtgaaatcccagagatcctcaagctctcctgctccaaatacTACCTCAGAGAACTTGGGCTCATTGCACTAAGTGCCTGTTTAGGACTTggctgttttgtgttcattgttttctcctatgtgcagatcttcaaggctgtgctgaggatcccttctgagcagggacagcataaagccttttccacctgcctccctcacttggccgtggtctctctgttcctcagcactgGCATGTGTTCCTACCTGAAAACCCGctccatgtcctccccatccctggatctggccctgtcagttctgtactcagtggtgcctccagccctgaaccccctcatctacagcctgaggaaccaggagctcaaggctgcactGTGGAAACTGACGACAGGATggtttcagaaacattaa